From the Candidatus Polarisedimenticolia bacterium genome, one window contains:
- a CDS encoding pitrilysin family protein, which produces MKGSRNLRRIAVAAALAALVLAAVAPASAQSLADFEKKVTVKTLPNGWTFIIAERPEAPVFSFSTHVNVGSAQEVPGITGIAHMFEHMAFKGTSVIGTTDYAQEKVALEKVDKAYAAFDTERRKLKADPAKVKELQKAWKDAQEDADKFIRKNEFGEIIDRNGGVGLNAGTGADSTVYFYSLPSNKLELWAYLESERFINPVFREFYKERDVVKEERRLRTESNPVGRLIEQFVMLAFSAHPYEHPVVGYMSDLDSFSREDAQKFYETYYVPSNLVTSVVGDVKASEVLPIIEKYFGRAKAGSPPPPIRTVEPPQVGEKFIRIPDPAQPFYVEGYHKPATTDPDAPIYSSIVDVLSNGRTSRLYRSLVRDKQIAAAAQSFPSFPGDKFPNLFIVFGVPTPGHSNDEVRDGIRAELDKMKKQDVSAEELAMVKTRAKATLIESLGSNQGLANNLAEYQTTFGDWRELFRAVDKIDKVTAADIRRVSNQLFTDTNRTVAVVETVAPASAGGAAGR; this is translated from the coding sequence ATGAAAGGAAGTCGCAACCTGAGGCGGATCGCCGTCGCGGCCGCCCTCGCCGCGCTGGTGCTCGCAGCCGTCGCACCGGCTTCGGCGCAGAGCCTGGCCGATTTCGAGAAGAAGGTGACGGTGAAGACCCTGCCCAACGGCTGGACCTTCATCATCGCCGAGCGTCCCGAGGCGCCGGTCTTCTCCTTCTCCACCCATGTGAACGTCGGCTCGGCGCAGGAGGTGCCCGGGATCACCGGCATCGCCCACATGTTCGAGCACATGGCGTTCAAGGGGACCAGCGTGATCGGCACCACCGACTACGCGCAGGAGAAGGTGGCCCTGGAAAAGGTGGACAAGGCCTATGCCGCCTTCGACACGGAGCGCCGCAAGCTGAAGGCCGACCCGGCCAAGGTGAAGGAGCTCCAGAAGGCCTGGAAGGACGCCCAGGAGGACGCCGACAAGTTCATCCGCAAAAACGAGTTCGGCGAGATCATCGACCGCAACGGCGGCGTCGGCCTCAACGCCGGCACCGGCGCCGATTCGACGGTCTACTTCTACTCCCTCCCCTCCAACAAGCTGGAGCTGTGGGCCTACCTGGAATCGGAGCGCTTCATCAACCCGGTGTTCCGCGAGTTCTACAAGGAGCGGGACGTGGTGAAAGAGGAGCGCCGCCTGCGCACCGAGAGCAACCCGGTCGGGCGGCTGATCGAGCAGTTCGTCATGCTCGCCTTCTCGGCCCACCCCTACGAGCATCCGGTGGTCGGCTACATGAGCGACCTCGACTCCTTCTCGCGCGAGGACGCGCAGAAGTTCTACGAGACCTACTACGTGCCGTCGAACCTGGTCACCTCGGTGGTCGGCGACGTCAAGGCCTCGGAGGTGCTGCCGATCATCGAGAAGTACTTCGGCCGGGCCAAGGCGGGCTCGCCGCCTCCGCCGATCCGCACCGTCGAGCCGCCCCAGGTCGGGGAGAAGTTCATCCGGATCCCGGATCCGGCGCAGCCCTTCTACGTCGAGGGGTATCACAAGCCGGCCACCACCGATCCCGACGCGCCGATCTACTCGTCGATCGTCGACGTCCTGTCGAACGGCCGCACCTCGAGGCTGTACCGCAGCCTGGTGCGCGACAAGCAGATCGCGGCCGCGGCCCAGTCGTTCCCGTCGTTCCCGGGCGACAAGTTCCCCAACCTGTTCATCGTCTTCGGCGTGCCGACGCCGGGCCACTCGAACGACGAGGTGCGCGACGGCATCCGCGCCGAGCTGGACAAGATGAAGAAGCAGGACGTGAGCGCCGAGGAGCTGGCCATGGTGAAGACGCGCGCCAAGGCCACCCTGATCGAGAGCCTGGGGAGCAACCAGGGGCTGGCCAACAACCTGGCCGAGTACCAGACGACCTTCGGAGACTGGCGCGAGCTGTTCCGCGCCGTCGACAAGATTGACAAGGTGACCGCGGCCGACATCCGCCGCGTCTCGAACCAGCTGTTCACGGACACCAACCGGACGGTGGCCGTGGTCGAAACCGTCGCGCCGGCGTCCGCCGGCGGCG
- a CDS encoding D-alanine--D-alanine ligase yields the protein IHEKFDSPALIEEYIDGRELYVTVLGNESPTALPVVELDLSKLPEGTPKIAGTEVKWRTGSEAYRKTKSIIPTDLDEKTVKKLNETALAAYQALELRDYGRIDMRLDKSGKVYVLEVNPNPWLHSKAEVALAAKESGRAYPALIEEIANLALSRYDA from the coding sequence CATCCACGAGAAGTTCGACTCCCCCGCCCTGATCGAGGAATACATCGACGGGCGGGAGCTCTACGTCACCGTGCTGGGCAACGAAAGCCCCACGGCCCTGCCGGTGGTGGAGCTGGATCTCTCGAAGCTCCCGGAGGGAACCCCCAAGATTGCGGGGACTGAGGTAAAATGGCGGACCGGATCCGAAGCCTATAGGAAGACCAAGAGCATCATCCCGACCGACCTGGACGAGAAGACGGTCAAGAAGCTCAACGAGACCGCCCTTGCCGCTTACCAGGCTCTCGAGCTGCGGGATTATGGGCGCATCGACATGCGCCTCGACAAGTCGGGCAAGGTCTACGTCCTGGAAGTGAATCCAAACCCCTGGCTCCACTCCAAAGCGGAGGTGGCGCTGGCCGCCAAGGAATCGGGACGGGCCTATCCGGCCCTGATCGAGGAGATCGCCAATCTTGCCCTGTCGCGCTACGACGCTTGA